A single genomic interval of Saccharothrix saharensis harbors:
- a CDS encoding PadR family transcriptional regulator has product MLEFAVLGLLHEAPMHGYELRKRLHELLGAFRAFSYGTLYPTLRKLQRGGLIVEEVPEDDSARWGRRARKVYKLTAEGKERFAELLANAGPQTWDDDSFGVHLAFFSRTPAEIRMRILEGRRRRVEERREGLRTSLSATSERIDRYTRELHRLGLESTEREVRWLNELIAHEQAEQRERDQ; this is encoded by the coding sequence GTGCTGGAGTTCGCGGTCCTCGGCCTGCTGCACGAAGCGCCCATGCACGGCTACGAGCTGCGCAAGCGCTTGCACGAGTTGCTGGGTGCGTTCCGCGCGTTCTCCTACGGGACGCTGTACCCCACGTTGCGGAAGTTGCAACGCGGCGGCCTCATCGTCGAGGAAGTGCCCGAGGACGACTCGGCCCGGTGGGGCCGGCGGGCGCGCAAGGTCTACAAGCTCACCGCGGAGGGCAAGGAGAGGTTCGCCGAACTGCTGGCCAACGCCGGACCCCAGACCTGGGACGACGACTCGTTCGGCGTCCACCTGGCGTTCTTCTCCCGCACCCCGGCCGAGATCAGGATGCGCATCCTGGAGGGCCGCAGGCGCCGCGTCGAAGAGCGCCGGGAAGGGCTGCGCACCTCGTTATCGGCCACCAGCGAGCGCATCGACCGGTACACCCGGGAGCTGCACCGGCTCGGGCTGGAGAGCACCGAGCGCGAAGTGCGGTGGTTGAACGAGCTGATCGCCCATGAGCAGGCCGAACAGCGCGAGCGGGACCAATAA
- a CDS encoding inositol-3-phosphate synthase — protein MGDNRRTVRVAIVGVGNCAASLVQGVHYYRDADPSTRVPGLMHVRFGDYHVRDVEFVAAFDVDAKKVGTDLSEAIGASENNTIKIADVPPLGVTVQRGHTLDGLGRFYRETIEESDEQPVDVAQALRDAEVDVLVSYLPVGSEEADRFYAQAAIDAGVAFVNALPVFIASDPEWAEKFRAAGVPIVGDDIKSQVGATITHRVLAKLFEDRGVQLDRTMQLNVGGNMDFLNMKELERLESKKVSKTQAVTSQVDRDLGKRNVHIGPSDYVAWLDDRKWAYVRLEGRAFGDVPLNLEYKLEVWDSPNSAGIIIDAVRAAKIALDRGIGGPILSASSYFMKSPPVQYSDSEAHEAVEAFIRGDVER, from the coding sequence ATGGGCGACAACCGCCGCACTGTTCGAGTGGCCATTGTCGGGGTCGGCAACTGCGCGGCGTCGCTGGTGCAGGGCGTCCACTACTACCGCGACGCCGACCCGAGCACCCGCGTGCCGGGTCTGATGCACGTCCGGTTCGGTGACTACCACGTGCGCGACGTCGAGTTCGTCGCCGCGTTCGACGTGGACGCCAAGAAGGTCGGCACGGACCTGTCCGAGGCCATCGGGGCGAGTGAGAACAACACGATCAAGATCGCCGACGTGCCGCCGCTCGGCGTCACCGTGCAGCGCGGGCACACGCTCGACGGCCTCGGCCGGTTCTACCGCGAGACCATCGAGGAGTCCGACGAGCAGCCGGTGGACGTGGCGCAGGCGCTGCGCGACGCCGAGGTCGACGTGCTGGTGTCGTACCTGCCGGTCGGCTCGGAGGAGGCGGACCGCTTCTACGCGCAGGCCGCCATCGACGCCGGTGTGGCGTTCGTCAACGCGCTGCCGGTGTTCATCGCCTCCGACCCGGAGTGGGCGGAGAAGTTCCGCGCGGCGGGCGTGCCGATCGTCGGCGACGACATCAAGTCGCAGGTCGGCGCCACCATCACGCACCGCGTGCTGGCCAAGCTGTTCGAGGACCGCGGCGTGCAGCTGGACCGCACGATGCAGCTCAACGTGGGCGGGAACATGGACTTCCTGAACATGAAGGAGCTGGAGCGGCTGGAGTCCAAGAAGGTCTCCAAGACGCAGGCCGTGACCTCGCAGGTCGACCGGGACCTGGGCAAGCGCAACGTGCACATCGGCCCGTCCGACTACGTCGCGTGGCTGGACGACCGCAAGTGGGCCTACGTGCGGCTGGAGGGCCGGGCGTTCGGCGACGTGCCGCTGAACCTGGAGTACAAGCTCGAGGTGTGGGACTCGCCGAACTCGGCGGGCATCATCATCGACGCGGTGCGCGCCGCGAAGATCGCGCTGGACCGGGGCATCGGCGGCCCGATCCTGTCGGCGTCGTCGTACTTCATGAAGTCGCCGCCGGTGCAGTACTCGGACTCCGAGGCGCACGAGGCGGTCGAGGCGTTCATCCGCGGCGACGTGGAGCGCTGA
- a CDS encoding SDR family NAD(P)-dependent oxidoreductase gives MERRVAVVTGAAQGIGARVAEVLRGDGYEVVGFDLVETEGGVVGDVSSPADVARVAERVGERVDVLVNNAGIAGIVPFEDTSLEQWERMVAVNLTGPFLLTQALGRVMLARGRGAVVNIASVAGLRGVADRAAYNTTKHGLIGMTRTLAVEWGGRGVRVNAVCPGWVKTEMDVESQAGGHYGDHDITDHVPMGRFAVPDDIAQAVAFLADPDRSGFVNGVALPVDGGWTADGSWQSLRLSKR, from the coding sequence ATGGAGCGACGAGTTGCGGTGGTCACCGGGGCGGCGCAGGGGATCGGGGCGCGGGTGGCCGAGGTGTTGCGCGGTGACGGGTACGAGGTGGTCGGGTTCGACCTCGTCGAGACCGAGGGCGGGGTGGTGGGGGACGTGTCGTCACCGGCCGACGTGGCCCGGGTGGCGGAACGGGTCGGTGAACGGGTCGACGTGCTGGTCAACAACGCCGGCATCGCGGGGATCGTGCCGTTCGAGGACACGTCGCTGGAGCAGTGGGAGCGGATGGTGGCGGTCAACCTGACCGGGCCGTTCCTGCTCACGCAGGCGCTGGGGCGGGTGATGCTGGCCCGCGGGCGGGGCGCGGTGGTGAACATCGCGTCCGTGGCCGGGTTGCGCGGTGTCGCGGACCGGGCCGCCTACAACACCACCAAGCACGGGCTGATCGGGATGACGCGCACGCTCGCGGTGGAGTGGGGCGGGCGCGGGGTGCGGGTCAACGCGGTGTGCCCCGGCTGGGTGAAGACCGAGATGGACGTCGAGTCGCAGGCGGGCGGGCACTACGGCGACCACGACATCACCGACCACGTGCCCATGGGCCGGTTCGCGGTCCCGGACGACATCGCGCAGGCGGTCGCCTTCCTGGCCGACCCGGACCGCAGCGGGTTCGTCAACGGCGTGGCGCTGCCCGTGGACGGCGGCTGGACGGCCGACGGGTCGTGGCAGTCGTTGCGGCTGTCCAAGCGCTGA
- a CDS encoding HAD family hydrolase: MDAVVFDLDGVLVDSERMWDEVRQAFAARHGGTWTPAATRAMQGMSTPEWATYLVTEVGVRLTPAEVASGVIGEMAERYAEGPPVLPGAVDVVREVASRYPVAIASSSPPVLIKSFLAATDLTDVVPVAISSEQAGAGKPAPDVYLLATSKLGADPTRSAAVEDSTNGLRAALSAGMTVYAVPNPHFPPDPTVLARVTVLRDLSALPAALASRTSG; encoded by the coding sequence GTGGATGCGGTGGTGTTCGACCTCGACGGCGTGCTGGTGGACTCCGAGCGGATGTGGGACGAGGTGCGCCAGGCCTTCGCCGCCCGGCACGGCGGTACCTGGACACCCGCCGCGACCAGGGCGATGCAGGGCATGAGCACACCCGAGTGGGCGACGTACCTGGTGACCGAGGTGGGCGTGCGCCTGACGCCGGCCGAGGTGGCCTCCGGCGTGATCGGCGAGATGGCCGAGCGCTACGCCGAGGGGCCGCCCGTGCTGCCCGGGGCGGTGGACGTCGTGCGCGAGGTGGCGTCCCGCTACCCGGTGGCCATCGCCAGCTCGTCCCCGCCGGTGCTGATCAAGTCGTTCCTCGCCGCCACCGACCTGACCGACGTGGTGCCGGTGGCGATCTCCAGCGAGCAGGCGGGCGCGGGCAAGCCGGCCCCGGACGTCTACCTCCTGGCCACCTCGAAGCTGGGCGCCGACCCCACCCGCAGCGCCGCCGTGGAGGACTCGACCAACGGCCTGCGCGCCGCCCTGTCGGCCGGCATGACCGTCTACGCCGTCCCGAACCCCCACTTTCCCCCTGATCCGACCGTGCTGGCCCGCGTCACGGTGCTGCGCGACCTCTCCGCCCTGCCCGCCGCACTCGCCTCCCGCACCTCCGGGTGA